The nucleotide sequence TTCTGCGACATTCAGCAGATAAATATTTTTAAACTGGCTGAGAGGATGTCTGCGCAGATAGTCGACATTCTCTACAGAAGGAGCAAATCCGGTCGTCGAAGCATCGGGTGCAATCGCCGTCTGGATGTACATCCACTCGTTGCCGGAGGGGTTGCCGTCAACAATCAGGACCGGGTTGGAGGGTTTGACATTGATAGCCATATACCGCTCATTGTCGCCATCCAGCGCGTCGTTTGTCAGGCTGACATTGATCTCGTGCAGCCCGGGTTTGTTGAAAACCACGTCGAAGTCTTGTGAGATCTCACTGCCTGCTTCGATTTTATCAAACACGATACTCATTGGAAGCTTCGTCTGATCGACAAACGCAGACACGCGCACGTCTTCGGCGACCTGTTCTCCAAAATTCTTCAGGCTGATCCTCAGTCGGAGCGGCACATCCACGGCAGCGACTTCTGTCGCCCCCGAGAGTTCGGTGATTGCCAGATTGGATTGAGAATCGGGGACCGTTTTGATGAGGTTGATTGCCGTATCGCTGTTGCTTAATTTTTCGATCGTCGAGGCGACCCCTTTCTTTTCCTGCCAGTCCGATTTACGGAAGTCAGAAATCAGGTGGAGCGTTTTGATGATGGCCCGATCCTCGTTCAACAGGTCGACGGCTGCTTCCAGACCCTGGTTCAAATCCAGGCTCTGGTGCGAGCAGTTCAGGTTGGAGAGTTTGGCGTCCAGTTCGTTGATCAGCTCTTCATTAATATCACGCTGTAGAAACAGGGGTGCATCGGCGCGCGACAGAACGATCAAAGAGAACTTTTCCGTATTGGGACGATTGGCACCTTCAGAGGCAATTTTACGAATGACCTGCAGACCTTCTTGAAAGCCCGTCTGTTCTCCCCAGGCATTCCGCATGGAGCCACTGTCGTCCAGCACAATCACATGATGTGATTTGGCACCGTGAAACATCGACATCTGAGTGGGGTCCAATATCAGACGGCCGATTAACAGCAGCAGGCAGATGATGAGAATGATACGCAGTAACAGCAGCAGGAGCTGTTCGATCAGCACGCGACGCTGGTTGGTCTGCTGGCTTTGCAGCAGAAATTCCATTGCAGCAAATTGCACGCGTTTATACTGGAAGCGATTAATCAGGTGAATGATGATCGGCGCAGCAATCATCAAAGCGCCGGTCGAGACCAGTGCGGAATTCACAAAATGTTGAGTTAACCATGCTTCCATAAGTCGAATCGTCTGTTACAGGCTGGAGAGAATCGGGGGATTTGGTTTCGTTTATTGTCGGATGGATTGCTGCATTCCGATGCGATGATTCAAGTAGTGGGCCAACGCAGCATCGAGATATTCGCTGGTCCGGATTGTCTGGTAGTCAAATTTATTTTTGGCACAACGTCTTCTGATTTCATTTAAAAATTCATGCATGGCTTTGAGATAACCGTCCCGTAAAGAACGGGGGTCACACACCAGTTCTCCCGCTTCTTCCATGCCTTCAAATCGTGTTGTTCCGCTATAATCAAAATCCAGTTCCTGGTCATCCAGGATATGCAGCAGCATCAGATCATGACCGCGATACTGCAGTAGACGTAATCCTTTGAACAGACTCTCTCTGTCAACGAATAAATCGGATATGAGGATAATTGTGCCTTTTTGCGAGCGCGTTTCTGCCACTTCTTTCAATACGTCATAAATGTCAGTTTTTTTTGCTGGTTTTTCAGAGGCCAGCGCCGTCAGCAGAGCATTCAGGTGATTTCGTTTACTTAACGCGGGAACGCGGTTGCGAATTCCGTCGTCAAAAGTGACCATCCCTACTGCATCCTGCTGTTTGAGCAGGAGAAATGCGAGGGCCGCCGCTGCCGTACAGCCGTATTCATATTTAGATAACGGACCGGTTCCGAACTGCATGGACTCACTGACATCCACCAGCAGTGTGGTTTGCAGGTTGGTGTCTTCCTCATACTGCTTGATGTAGTATTTATCTGTTTTGGACCAGACCTTCCAGTCGATATTTCGCACATCATCACCGGGGGCGTACTCCCGGTGTTGAGCGAATTCGACAGATTGCCCGAAGAAGGGACTGCGGTGTAAACCCGACAGGAACCCCTCGACGATCGTGCGTGCTCGAATTTCCAGACGGGAAATGCGAGAGATTGCCTCAGGCAGCAAAAATTTTCTGTAATCTTGGGTCACTGGTCAGTTCGCCTTCCTTAGACGGTGTCTCTTCAATCAATCGCTCAATCACACGATCCGAGGTAATCCCTTCCGATTCAGCAGAGAAATTGGTCACGATTCGATGTCGTAATACCGGTGCAGCCAGGGCACTGATATCTTCTGTCGAGACGTGAGTATGACCATTGAGCAACGCACGTGTTTTTCCGCCGAGCAACAGGTTTTGAACGGCACGCGGTCCTGCGCCCCAGCTCAGCCATTCGTTCACAAACTCGGGGGTACCCGGTTCGTTCACGCGGGTCTGTCGGACCAGAGCCAGGGCATAATCAATCACATGATCCGAGACCGGAACCTGCCTGACAATCTTCTGAATCTCCAGGACATCGACTGCATTCAATACATGTTCGATTGTATTTTTGGAATCAGATGTCGTCTGCCGGGCAATCTGACGTTCTTCCTGGAAGGAAGGATACCGGACATAAACCTTGAACATGAAGCGGTCCTGTTGTGCTTCTGGCAGTGAGTACGTGCCTTCCTGTTCAATCGGGTTTTGTGTCGCCAGTACAAAGAAGGGATCATTCAGCAGATGGCGGGTCTGACCGACACTCACCTGGTGTTCCTGCATCGCTTCCAGCAGCGCGGCCTGAGTTTTGGGAGGCGTACGGTTGATTTCATCCGCCAGAACCACGTTATGGAATAAAGGACCCGGGATGAAGCGAAACTCCCGTTCTCCCGTTTCCCGGTTCTCCTGCAGCACATCGGTTCCGGTGATATCCGCGGGCATCAGGTCCGGGGTGAACTGGATGCGGCTGAACGACATGGAAAGTGTCTGGGCCAGCGTACTGATCATCAGGGTTTTCGCCAGACCGGGAACCCCTTCCAGCAGACAGTGCCCTCGGCTGAATAAGGCAATCAGCAACTGCTCAATCACATCATCCTGACCCACGATGACTTTTGAGATCTGCCCGTGGATCTGTCGGTACGCAGAGCTCAGTTTATCAATTGACTCCTGAGTGATTTCAAACTCAGAAGAGTCAGAGGTATCTTGTTTCACTTCCGACATCCGTTTTCACACCTTTCTACAAAGGTAAACACTGCTTGGCGCAGAAAGTTCCGTAAACTCTATCGTAATACCTGTGGCAGGACTTTGCGACCATAAATCAAGAAATTACAGGGGTTTCCTGCCAATCTGCGGTAACCGTCAAAAGGCGGGAAGGACTCTGAAAACCGGTTTACGTCGTTGCCCGCTGCCCGTTTCCTGTTAAGTCAGATGCCTCCCCAACGACGGGGGGCACGACTTCTGATCAAGTCTCTGAGAAATGATTGATGACTCAACAGAGAAACAGATTTACCAGGGACTTTCTCTATTTTACTCGAACGGTCAGTCCGGGGAAGGATTAAAATAGGCTTCCCGAAGGAACTTGTCAGAAAGCAGATGCGCAGGCAACATCAGGCGTGACGTTCAGTTAAGTACTGTACGAGATGCATTTGTGTTTTCAATCCCAGGCGAGCGGGGTTTTCCAGGCGGCTTTCAGTTCATCCAGACTGGCGCTGATCGCGATGCCTCCGTTAGTACCTTTGATTGTGAACTGACGTGTGCCAATCACTTCGCCGATTTCAACCAGCGGCAGTTCGCCGAAACACTCATACAAGGCATCGATTTGATCCAGTGGCACTTCCAGCAGAAAACGCGTATTGCTTTCAGAGAACAGTAAACTGGGAGTAGATAACTCCAGTGCTTCAGGAAGTCTGGTGGGATCCAGTTTCATTCCGTATCCGCCGGCAAATGCCATTTCCGCTGCTGCGACTGCCAGACCGCCTTCGCTCAGGTCGTGACAGCTTCTGATTAATTGCTTTTGAATGGCCAGATGCAAAGCTTTGAAGAGTTCCGGCGCTTCTTCCTTATCAACCTGGGGTACCTGCCCCCCTTCCAGGTCATTCACCAGGGCAAAGTGACTGCCTCCCAGTTCATCGTGTGTTGTGCCCACCATGAAAATACGATTCCCGGGGGCTTTCACGTCCATCGTAACGGCGTGGCTGACATCGGCAATTTGACCGATGGCACTGATTAACAGCGATGCGGGAATGGCGACGGTCTCTTTTTCTCCCTGTTCATTCTCAAAAGAGAATTCGTTATACAGGCTGTCTTTACCGCTGATAAAGGGAGAGCCGTACGCGATCGAGAATTCTTTACAGGCCAGGGCAGCTGCGACCAGACTGCCCAGCGTTTCCGGCCGATCTGTATTTCCCCAGCAGAAGTTATCGAGGATCGCGATTTTAGCCGGGTCAGCACCGACGGCGACACAATTTCGGATCGCTTCGTCAATCGCAGAAGCCGCCATCCAGTGTGTGTTTAAATCACCATAGCGGGGATTCATGCCACACGAAATCACCAGGCCGCGCGTTGAGGTCAGATCGGGGCGAACCACTGCTGCGTCCGATGGACCATCATTTTGAACTCCGACCAGTGGTTTGACCACACTGCCAGCCTGCACTTCCTGATCATACTGTCGAATGATCCATTCTTTGCTGCACACATTGAGTGAGCTTAGAATCGATGTCAGATCTTTCGTGTAATTGTCCCGTTGCGGTGGGGTCAGGGGAGTGAACGCCGG is from Gimesia maris and encodes:
- a CDS encoding DUF58 domain-containing protein, whose translation is MLPEAISRISRLEIRARTIVEGFLSGLHRSPFFGQSVEFAQHREYAPGDDVRNIDWKVWSKTDKYYIKQYEEDTNLQTTLLVDVSESMQFGTGPLSKYEYGCTAAAALAFLLLKQQDAVGMVTFDDGIRNRVPALSKRNHLNALLTALASEKPAKKTDIYDVLKEVAETRSQKGTIILISDLFVDRESLFKGLRLLQYRGHDLMLLHILDDQELDFDYSGTTRFEGMEEAGELVCDPRSLRDGYLKAMHEFLNEIRRRCAKNKFDYQTIRTSEYLDAALAHYLNHRIGMQQSIRQ
- a CDS encoding AAA family ATPase yields the protein MSEVKQDTSDSSEFEITQESIDKLSSAYRQIHGQISKVIVGQDDVIEQLLIALFSRGHCLLEGVPGLAKTLMISTLAQTLSMSFSRIQFTPDLMPADITGTDVLQENRETGEREFRFIPGPLFHNVVLADEINRTPPKTQAALLEAMQEHQVSVGQTRHLLNDPFFVLATQNPIEQEGTYSLPEAQQDRFMFKVYVRYPSFQEERQIARQTTSDSKNTIEHVLNAVDVLEIQKIVRQVPVSDHVIDYALALVRQTRVNEPGTPEFVNEWLSWGAGPRAVQNLLLGGKTRALLNGHTHVSTEDISALAAPVLRHRIVTNFSAESEGITSDRVIERLIEETPSKEGELTSDPRLQKIFAA
- a CDS encoding BatA domain-containing protein; translated protein: MEAWLTQHFVNSALVSTGALMIAAPIIIHLINRFQYKRVQFAAMEFLLQSQQTNQRRVLIEQLLLLLLRIILIICLLLLIGRLILDPTQMSMFHGAKSHHVIVLDDSGSMRNAWGEQTGFQEGLQVIRKIASEGANRPNTEKFSLIVLSRADAPLFLQRDINEELINELDAKLSNLNCSHQSLDLNQGLEAAVDLLNEDRAIIKTLHLISDFRKSDWQEKKGVASTIEKLSNSDTAINLIKTVPDSQSNLAITELSGATEVAAVDVPLRLRISLKNFGEQVAEDVRVSAFVDQTKLPMSIVFDKIEAGSEISQDFDVVFNKPGLHEINVSLTNDALDGDNERYMAINVKPSNPVLIVDGNPSGNEWMYIQTAIAPDASTTGFAPSVENVDYLRRHPLSQFKNIYLLNVAELPLDAVAALEKFVSDGGGLIWFAGPSLQPAFYNEKLYKNGNGLFPAPLEMSTRELPVRESSTTVDLNVSDHPLFSVFAGQDNPLIEAVTISRYFPISEQWLQTKAEKASGVNVIATLRNRAPLILEHRLGKGRIITCLTSAGPVMTNEGEPWNTWAFNPSYIVFQLELQKYLVQSRSHEQAEIVGAPIPFSLDASRFSDEIEIQTPVTQGGRTIRLKASPEEQSDTAGNSTLQLVTAYRDTDQPGVYTVQLKQQDQTIEPRMYAFNFPVSESNLELATTDELMNELGNSKQIQIQEPGEFQWIQGQEAGREITNAILLILFVLLICEQLLAYRLSYHPKTAGAAA